A region of Takifugu rubripes chromosome 6, fTakRub1.2, whole genome shotgun sequence DNA encodes the following proteins:
- the dym gene encoding dymeclin has protein sequence MGANTSHISDLSNNQSLKTLVGTESISENDPFWNQLISFTFISPTSSGDSKLLEEVVVPLAKTLVHNNPRTGNFGALVKIFLARTKELKISTECQDQLFIWQAHNALFLIRCLLKVFIREMSEEELQQQFSYQERAPGSCAETDKQDLLEELLSNLIHLIVEVPLLDITYSILFEAVTTLLVLFSYQLFHKEILRNGIIYQHIMKGRCLSLTSRLVKTLLYNFIRQEKCPPPSSHVFEPKDDGGLLYGLASGVASGLWSVFTLGGAGSKAGIDEEHNPLPLSNQSLLLLLVLANLTDGPDWPNPYRQAITCFRNTQDTSSSAEQPHSFQINFNSLYTALCERQRSDQATLLLYTLLHQNANMKTYMLSRTDMDNLVLPILEILYHVEDRNSHHVYMALIILLILTEDDTFNRSIHEVVLKNITWYSERSLTEISLGSLLILVVIRTIQFNMTRTRDKYLHTNCLAALANMSAQFRSLHQYAAQRIISLFALLSKKHNKVLEQATQSLRGRQGDNTALPDYAQDLNVIEEVIRMMLEIINSCLCNSLHHNPNLVYALLYKRELFEQFRTHPSFQDIMQNLDTVIGFFGQRLEQAGSDLSVERVQEVIMKGAQALPTDRLKKFPELKFKYVEEDQPEDFFIPYVWSLVFNSAVGLYWSPHGIELFSMDSS, from the exons atgGGCGCCAACACTAGCCACATCAGTGATCTGTCCAACAACCAAAGCCTCAAGACCCTGGTGGGCACAGAATCCATATCTGAGAATGACCCCTTCTGGAACCAGCTTATAtccttcaccttcatcagccccaccagcag TGGAGACTCCAAGTTGCTGGAAGAGGTCGTTGTCCCGCTGGCCAAGACCCTCG TTCACAACAATCCAAGAACGGGGAACTTTGGCGCCCTTGTGAAAATTTTCCTGGCAAGAACCAAAGAGCTAAAAATCTCTACAGAATGCCAAGA TCAGCTGTTTATCTGGCAGGCCCACAATGCACTGTTCCTGATTCGCTGCCTGCTCAAGGTGTTCATCAGGGAGATGagtgaggaagagctgcagcaacagttCTCCTACCAGGAGAGGGCACCAGGCTCCTGCGCAG AAACAGACAAGCAGGATCTCCTGGAGGAGTTGTTGTCCAACCTCATCCACCTGATCGTGGAAGTGCCCCTGCT CGACATCACCTACAGCATCCTGTTTGAAGCGGTTACCACGTTACTGGTGTTGTTTTCCTATCAGCTCTTCCACAAAGAAATCCTCAGAAATGGGATAATATACCAGCACATCATGAAAGGACGCTG TTTATCGCTAACCAGCCGACTTGTGAAGACGCTGCTCTACAACTTCATCAGGCAGGAGAAGTGCCCCCCTCCATCAAGCCACGTTTTTGAACCAAAGGACGACGGAGGCCTTCTTTACGGACTGGCATCCGGAGTGGCAA gtggACTGTGGAGTGTCTTCACACTGGGTGGAGCTGGTAGCAAAGCAGGGATAGACGAGGAGCACAACCCGTTACCTTTGTCCAATCAGAGCCTTTTGTTGCTTCTGGTCTTAGCCAATCTGACAGATGGCCCCGACTGGCCCAACCCTTACCGACAAGCTATCACTTGTTTCCGAAACACGCAGG ACACGTCATCGTCTGCGGAGCAGCCTCACTCTTTCCAAATCAATTTCAACAGCCTGTACACAGCACTGTGTGAGCGGCAGCGGTCCGACCAGGCGACGCTACTTCTGTACACGCTGCTTCACCAGAACGCCAACATGAAGACATACATGCTTTCCAGGACGGACATGGACAATCTG GTTTTGCCCATCCTCGAGATCCTTTACCATGTGGAGGACAGAAATTCTCATCACGTCTACATGGCCCTCATTATTCTGCTCATTCTCACAGAGGATGATACCTTCAATCGCTCCATCCACGAGGTG GTGCTGAAGAACATCACATGGTACTCTGAGAGGTCCCTGACGGAGATCTCCCTCGGCAGTTTGCTCATCCTGGTGGTCATCCGCACCATCCAGTTCAACATGACTCGGACGAGG GATAAGTATCTCCACACCAACTGTCTGGCTGCACTCGCCAACATGTCCGCCCAGTTTCGGAGTCTCCACCAGTATGCTGCCCAGCGCATCATCAG tttatttgctttgctttcCAAAAAGCACAACAAGGTTTTGGAGCAGGCAACACAGTCTCTGCGCGGTAGACAAGGAGACAACACAGCCCTGCCTGACTAT gcCCAGGACCTGAATGTGATTGAAGAGGTGATCCGCATGATGTTGGAAATCATCAACTCCTGCTTGTGCAACTCTCTGCACCACAACCCCAACCTGGTCTACGCGCTGCTGTACAAGAGGGAGCTCTTTGAGCAGTTCAGGACCCACCCCTCCTTCCAGGACATCATGCAAAACCTGGACACG GTGATCGGCTTCTTCGGCCAGCGGCTGGAGCAGGCTGGGAGTGACCTCTCAGTCGAGAGGGTTCAGGAGGTCATCATGAAGGGAGCTCAGGCCCTGCCCACAGACAGGCTGAAG AAGTTTCCAGAGCTCAAGTTCAAATACGTGGAGGAAGACCAGCCGGAAGACTTCTTCATCCCCTACGTGTGGTCGCTGGTCTTCAACTCGGCGGTCGGCCTCTACTGGAGCCCTCATGGCATCGAGCTCTTCAGCATGGACTCCAGCTGA